A stretch of the Tachysurus fulvidraco isolate hzauxx_2018 chromosome 18, HZAU_PFXX_2.0, whole genome shotgun sequence genome encodes the following:
- the spry2 gene encoding protein sprouty homolog 2: MEPRAQDSGSGLLSLHQIQAVHSCNEYTESPSTWPHTQISDSAPDEGPVPGPDDHTQDSSHSLQSAHRSTDTGQPSEQETVVHKGETVEKEQPENDKEEVQKGIFVISTQEISILGNLGTNLTTVKEQPRSFGPKKEVLEVCESFISEQWSVESVGKLDVAIQEQPKSCNSKHEELNLLVSASTDQKNLKLESKQETTKKLNRKHPSPCDHCSRCKCRDCAAETPLPSCWLCGSRCLCSAEALVEYTTCVCCLKALLYHCSNDDEDSNADAPFSCRESGRCTRWSSAVAMAFVLPCMLCYAPARGCLALCQLCYAHTHRTGCRCASQPVNHVF; encoded by the coding sequence ATGGAGCCGAGAGCTCAGGACAGCGGCAGTGGCCTTCTCTCCCTGCACCAGATCCAAGCTGTCCACTCCTGCAACGAGTACACTGAGAGTCCTTCCACCTGGCCCCACACACAGATCTCCGACTCTGCCCCTGATGAAGGTCCTGTGCCAGGTCCAGACGATCACACTCAGGATTCTTCACATTCACTTCAAAGTGCTCACAGGTCTACTGACACCGGGCAACCTTCAGAGCAAGAGACTGTGGTACACAAAGGTGAAACTGTAGAAAAGGAACAGCCAGAGAATGACAAAGAGGAAGTGCAGAAGGGAATCTTTGTGATATCTACTCAGGAGATAAGCATTCTGGGAAATCTGGGCACAAATTTGACAACGGTAAAGGAACAACCGAGGAGCTTCGGACCGAAAAAGGAGGTGTTGGAGGTATGTGAAAGTTTTATCTCAGAGCAGTGGAGTGTGGAAAGTGTAGGCAAACTAGACGTGGCAATACAGGAGCAGCCCAAGAGCTGCAACTCAAAACACGAAGAGTTAAATCTGCTAGTAAGTGCTTCCACAGATCAAAAGAATTTAAAATTGGaatcaaaacaggaaacaacaaAGAAACTCAACAGGAAGCACCCAAGCCCATGTGATCACTGCAGCCGCTGCAAGTGTAGGGATTGTGCCGCTGAGACGCCCCTTCCGTCCTGCTGGCTGTGTGGGAGTCGATGCTTGTGCTCGGCAGAGGCCCTGGTGGAGTATACCACTTGTGTTTGCTGCCTCAAAGCACTGCTCTACCACTGTTCCAACGATGATGAGGATTCCAATGCAGATGCTCCGTTTTCCTGCCGTGAGTCCGGGAGGTGTACACGATGGAGTTCGGCGGTAGCTATGGCATTCGTCCTGCCCTGCATGCTGTGTTACGCCCCTGCCCGAGGCTGCCTGGCACTCTGTCAACTCTGCTATGCCCATACCCACCGGACTGGCTGCAGGTGCGCAAGTCAACCTGTCAAccatgttttctga